A DNA window from Hydrogenophaga taeniospiralis contains the following coding sequences:
- a CDS encoding PepSY-associated TM helix domain-containing protein, which yields MKNTSAAGKRHPDSMARFAKFSRFTHKWMSLFLGLVFLVIVLSGLFLAFKKDLEYLQPSSRKGEKGEFSQFLPVQRIAEIVLEMDLPGAKSLDDINRIELRPGKRMWKVRLEASSGFSSPREIQIDAISGKVLNVGLRGDQLWMDVHSFLVFGDVAKYAAMILSGITLFWLILTGYYLFFYPYWVKGRKARRALESAAAEPGLAVDQAG from the coding sequence ATGAAAAACACCTCCGCCGCAGGGAAGCGTCACCCGGATTCGATGGCCCGCTTCGCCAAGTTCTCCCGCTTCACGCACAAATGGATGTCCCTGTTTCTGGGATTGGTCTTCCTGGTCATTGTGTTGTCGGGCCTGTTTCTCGCCTTCAAGAAAGACCTCGAATACCTGCAGCCGTCCTCGCGCAAAGGCGAGAAGGGCGAGTTCAGCCAGTTCCTGCCGGTGCAGCGCATCGCGGAGATCGTGCTGGAGATGGACCTGCCGGGGGCCAAGTCCCTGGACGACATCAACCGGATCGAGCTGCGCCCGGGCAAACGCATGTGGAAGGTTCGTCTGGAAGCGAGCTCCGGTTTCAGCTCACCCCGGGAAATCCAGATCGACGCGATCAGCGGAAAGGTGCTCAACGTTGGGCTGCGCGGCGATCAGCTGTGGATGGATGTGCACTCCTTCCTGGTGTTCGGCGATGTCGCCAAGTACGCCGCCATGATCTTGAGCGGCATCACCCTGTTCTGGCTGATCCTGACCGGCTACTACCTGTTCTTCTATCCCTATTGGGTCAAGGGCAGGAAGGCGCGGCGGGCACTGGAGAGCGCCGCTGCCGAGCCAGGGCTGGCCGTGGATCAGGCTGGCTGA
- a CDS encoding cupredoxin domain-containing protein → MAHPCRAARDPLKGATPAVRQSRPGGVLGWGASRSGNTRRARLLAWCVWPVAVLLMGSALGLARADDMPTYRLTAREGRFEPAELVVPQGVKFRLEITNAGRDPVEFESLELRKEKVLAPGVTSSLVFRPLDAGRYRFFDDFHQTTGQGAIVAR, encoded by the coding sequence ATGGCCCACCCCTGCCGCGCTGCGCGCGACCCCCTCAAGGGGGCGACACCTGCCGTCCGGCAAAGCCGGCCCGGCGGTGTCCTGGGCTGGGGTGCCTCGCGCTCCGGGAATACCCGTCGTGCCCGGCTGCTGGCCTGGTGCGTTTGGCCGGTGGCGGTGTTGCTGATGGGGTCGGCGCTGGGCCTGGCGCGGGCGGATGACATGCCGACTTACCGGCTCACGGCGCGTGAGGGGCGGTTCGAGCCGGCGGAGCTGGTGGTGCCGCAGGGGGTGAAGTTCCGGCTGGAGATCACCAACGCGGGGCGCGATCCGGTGGAGTTCGAGAGCCTGGAGCTGCGCAAGGAAAAGGTGCTGGCGCCGGGCGTGACTTCGTCGTTGGTGTTCCGGCCGCTGGATGCCGGGCGCTACCGGTTCTTTGACGATTTTCACCAGACCACGGGGCAAGGCGCCATCGTGGCGCGTTGA
- a CDS encoding cbb3-type cytochrome c oxidase subunit I: MPATRLPYASQSVSRYYFIAALALFTAQIVFGLALGLQYLLGDFLFPYIPFNQARMVHTNLLIVWLLFGFQGAAYYMVPEESETELYSPKLAIALFWIFLVAGALTIVGYLAVPYAKLAELTGNDLLQTMGREFLEQPLPTKLGIVAVMLGFLFNISMTVLKGRKTSISLVLMIGLWGLALLFLFSFVNPHNLVRDKMYWWFVVHLWVEGTWELIMGALLAFVLIKTTGVDREVIDKWLYVIIAMALITGILGTGHHFFYIGMPGYWLWVGSIFSAMEPIPFFMMTVFAFNMVQRRRREHPNQAALLWAVGCSVVAFLGAGVWGFIHTLSPVNYYTHGSQVTAAHGHLAFYGAYVMVVLAIISYAMPILRGRVANSQKAQNVEMWSFWMMTIGMAVMVLALTGAGILQIWLQRMPTSGAMSFMDTQDQLRFFYWIRVGGGVGFLLGLMTYLSSFFVGGVPREVPEGASALRMRGA, translated from the coding sequence ATGCCCGCGACCAGACTCCCTTACGCCTCGCAGTCGGTATCCCGGTACTACTTCATCGCCGCGCTGGCGCTGTTCACGGCCCAGATCGTCTTTGGTCTGGCGCTCGGTCTGCAATACCTGCTGGGGGACTTCCTGTTCCCCTACATCCCGTTCAACCAGGCCCGCATGGTCCACACCAACCTGCTGATCGTGTGGTTGCTGTTCGGCTTCCAGGGCGCGGCCTACTACATGGTGCCCGAGGAGTCCGAGACCGAGCTCTACAGCCCGAAGCTGGCGATCGCCCTGTTCTGGATCTTCCTCGTGGCCGGCGCGCTGACCATCGTGGGCTACCTCGCGGTGCCCTACGCCAAGCTGGCCGAACTCACGGGCAACGACCTGCTGCAGACCATGGGCCGCGAGTTCCTGGAGCAGCCCCTGCCCACCAAGCTGGGCATCGTGGCGGTGATGCTGGGCTTCCTGTTCAACATCAGCATGACCGTGCTCAAGGGCCGCAAGACCAGCATCAGCCTGGTGCTGATGATCGGCCTGTGGGGCCTGGCCCTGCTGTTCCTGTTCAGCTTCGTGAACCCGCACAACCTGGTGCGCGACAAGATGTACTGGTGGTTCGTGGTGCACCTGTGGGTGGAAGGCACCTGGGAGCTGATCATGGGTGCGCTGCTGGCCTTCGTGCTGATCAAGACCACCGGCGTGGACCGCGAGGTGATCGACAAATGGCTCTACGTGATCATCGCCATGGCGCTGATCACCGGCATCCTGGGCACGGGTCACCACTTCTTCTACATCGGCATGCCCGGCTACTGGCTGTGGGTGGGCTCGATCTTCTCCGCCATGGAGCCGATCCCCTTCTTCATGATGACGGTGTTCGCCTTCAACATGGTGCAGCGCCGCCGCCGCGAACACCCCAACCAGGCCGCGCTGCTGTGGGCCGTGGGCTGCTCGGTGGTGGCCTTCCTGGGCGCCGGTGTCTGGGGCTTCATCCACACGCTGAGCCCGGTCAACTACTACACGCACGGCAGCCAGGTCACGGCCGCCCACGGCCACCTGGCCTTCTACGGCGCCTACGTGATGGTGGTGCTGGCGATCATCAGCTACGCCATGCCCATCCTGCGCGGCCGCGTGGCCAACAGCCAGAAGGCGCAGAACGTGGAAATGTGGAGCTTCTGGATGATGACCATCGGCATGGCCGTGATGGTGCTGGCGCTCACCGGCGCGGGCATCCTGCAGATCTGGCTGCAGCGCATGCCGACCTCGGGCGCCATGTCCTTCATGGACACCCAGGACCAGCTGCGCTTCTTCTACTGGATCCGCGTCGGCGGCGGGGTGGGCTTCCTGCTCGGCCTGATGACCTACCTCTCCAGCTTCTTCGTCGGCGGTGTGCCCCGCGAAGTGCCCGAGGGCGCCTCGGCCCTGCGCATGCGCGGCGCCTGA
- a CDS encoding 4Fe-4S binding protein, protein MDLLAPTAPPAGAAAGRAQALQVWRRRTQIGFFVLFLLAPSLNLLRFDLYETQLWVLGMRWSLGIDGLLTGEISATQAALNLVWRALLPAVLLVGGFLALAYRYGRIYCGWLCPHFSLVESLNGLLHRACGKLSLWDRAPVHRAGVTPQRRWWPLFALSCLLAGFAWAITLLTYLLPPQLIWSGLFSGTLSANQLRFLLVGTAVFSAEFAFARHLFCRFGCAVGLFQSLAWMANPRGLVVSFERERARDCRSCQSEQRSGPAHAALAAPSAPLGNACDSVCPMRLQPRNIKRRMFSCVQCGQCLDACDSTQTAQGRSPTLQWRIGADALRETLRQRRAHPPEHS, encoded by the coding sequence ATGGATCTGCTGGCCCCCACCGCCCCTCCCGCAGGCGCCGCAGCGGGCCGCGCCCAGGCCCTGCAGGTCTGGCGGCGGCGCACCCAGATCGGCTTCTTTGTCCTGTTCCTGCTCGCGCCCAGCCTCAACCTGCTGCGCTTCGACCTGTACGAAACCCAGCTCTGGGTGTTGGGCATGCGCTGGTCGCTCGGCATCGACGGCCTGCTCACCGGCGAGATCAGTGCGACACAGGCTGCACTGAACCTGGTGTGGCGCGCGCTGCTGCCCGCCGTGCTGCTCGTGGGCGGCTTCCTCGCGCTGGCCTACCGCTACGGCCGCATCTACTGCGGCTGGCTGTGCCCGCATTTTTCGCTGGTGGAGTCGCTCAACGGCCTGCTGCACCGCGCCTGCGGCAAGCTCAGCCTGTGGGACCGCGCGCCGGTGCACCGCGCCGGCGTCACACCGCAGCGGCGCTGGTGGCCGCTGTTCGCGCTGAGCTGCCTGCTCGCGGGCTTCGCCTGGGCCATCACCCTGCTGACCTACCTACTGCCGCCGCAGCTGATCTGGAGCGGCCTGTTCAGCGGCACGCTCAGCGCCAACCAGCTGCGTTTCCTGCTGGTGGGCACGGCCGTCTTCAGCGCCGAGTTCGCGTTCGCGCGCCACCTGTTCTGCCGCTTTGGCTGCGCGGTGGGCCTGTTCCAGAGCCTGGCCTGGATGGCCAACCCGCGCGGGCTGGTGGTCTCGTTCGAGCGCGAACGCGCGCGCGACTGCCGCAGCTGCCAGAGCGAGCAGCGCAGCGGCCCGGCCCACGCCGCCCTGGCCGCGCCCAGCGCCCCGCTGGGCAACGCCTGTGACAGCGTGTGCCCCATGCGGCTGCAGCCGCGCAACATCAAGCGGCGCATGTTTTCCTGCGTGCAGTGCGGCCAATGCCTGGACGCCTGCGACAGCACCCAGACCGCCCAGGGCCGCAGCCCCACCCTGCAGTGGCGCATCGGCGCGGACGCCCTGCGCGAAACCCTGCGGCAGCGCCGCGCCCACCCTCCGGAGCACAGCTGA
- a CDS encoding anaerobic ribonucleoside-triphosphate reductase activating protein, producing the protein MPAEAPPATPRTADALRIGGLTRLTGIDFPGRLAAVVFCQGCPWRCGYCHNPALLDAVAPGALAWSDVRAFLQQRRGLLDGVVFSGGEPTLQAALVPALTEVRALGFVTGLHTGGMYPERLAQAMPWLDWVGLDVKAPAHRYDAITRTPGSGARAAQSLGLLLDRGLALECRTTWHAGLFSRDDLFRLADALAAQLVPHWVLQTCSEPGAPLDGLSASDLAELGARFQRFECR; encoded by the coding sequence GTGCCGGCTGAGGCACCGCCTGCCACGCCGCGAACTGCCGATGCATTGCGCATCGGCGGCCTGACGCGGCTCACCGGCATCGACTTCCCCGGCCGGCTGGCGGCCGTGGTGTTCTGCCAGGGCTGCCCCTGGCGCTGCGGCTATTGCCACAACCCGGCCTTGCTGGACGCGGTGGCCCCCGGCGCGCTGGCGTGGTCGGACGTGCGGGCGTTTCTGCAGCAGCGCCGCGGGCTGCTCGACGGCGTGGTGTTCTCGGGCGGCGAGCCCACGCTGCAGGCCGCGCTGGTGCCGGCGCTGACCGAGGTGCGGGCGCTGGGCTTTGTCACCGGCCTGCACACCGGTGGCATGTACCCGGAACGCCTGGCGCAGGCCATGCCCTGGCTGGACTGGGTGGGCCTGGACGTCAAGGCGCCGGCGCACCGTTACGACGCCATCACCCGCACGCCGGGCAGCGGCGCACGGGCCGCGCAGAGCCTGGGCCTGCTGCTGGACCGGGGCCTGGCCCTGGAATGCCGCACCACCTGGCACGCCGGGCTGTTCAGCCGCGACGATCTGTTCCGGCTGGCCGACGCACTGGCGGCGCAGCTGGTGCCGCACTGGGTGCTGCAGACCTGCAGCGAGCCGGGCGCGCCGCTGGACGGCCTGTCGGCGAGCGATCTGGCGGAGCTGGGCGCTCGGTTTCAGCGCTTTGAATGCCGGTAG
- a CDS encoding 4Fe-4S binding protein, whose protein sequence is MRRHGRLIRGVQWVVVLAYAVLVVLPAFLPLPDDEARILDHLGLFAQFLFWGIWWPFVLLSMVLLGRVWCGVFCPEGALSEAVSRHGRGRGIPRWMRWGGWPAVAFVITTIYGQLVSVYQYPQAALLVLGGSTVAAVLVGVLYGRGKRVWCRHLCPVGGVFGLLARLAPLHFLVDRARWEARSGGITRLPNCAPLIDIRRMDSASACHMCGRCSGQRDAVTLVARVPGSEIVRHGAHTASGWDTALLLFGLIGVAMGAFHWGASPVFVAWRVALVDGAAERGWWWLLSDNAPWWLLTHYPQNQDVFVWLDGLLIVAYILATGLAVGAALYGLCLAAARALTSPGAQHHLALAYVPLGGCGAFLGLSMTTVTMLRHEGLAVPWVDGTRALLLAGAALWGLWLAWRSSAAHSQDTGRRALATGLIAVGAGLVVAGWSALFFWW, encoded by the coding sequence ATGCGCCGCCACGGCCGCCTGATCCGGGGCGTGCAGTGGGTCGTCGTGCTGGCCTACGCCGTGCTGGTGGTGCTGCCGGCGTTTCTGCCGCTGCCCGACGATGAAGCGCGCATCCTGGACCACCTGGGCCTGTTCGCGCAATTCCTGTTCTGGGGCATCTGGTGGCCTTTCGTGCTGCTGAGCATGGTCCTGCTGGGCCGTGTCTGGTGCGGGGTGTTCTGCCCCGAGGGGGCGCTGAGCGAGGCGGTGAGCCGCCACGGGCGCGGGCGCGGCATCCCGCGCTGGATGCGCTGGGGCGGCTGGCCGGCCGTGGCCTTCGTCATCACCACCATCTACGGCCAGTTGGTGAGCGTGTACCAGTACCCGCAGGCCGCCCTGCTGGTGCTGGGTGGCTCCACCGTGGCGGCCGTGCTGGTGGGCGTGTTGTACGGGCGCGGCAAGCGGGTGTGGTGCCGCCACCTGTGCCCGGTGGGCGGCGTGTTCGGCCTGCTGGCGCGGCTCGCGCCGCTGCACTTCCTGGTGGACCGGGCGCGCTGGGAGGCGCGCTCCGGCGGCATCACCCGCCTGCCCAACTGCGCGCCCTTGATCGACATCCGCCGCATGGACAGCGCCTCGGCCTGCCACATGTGCGGCCGCTGCAGCGGCCAGCGCGACGCGGTGACGCTGGTCGCGCGGGTGCCCGGCTCGGAGATCGTGCGCCACGGCGCGCACACGGCCAGCGGCTGGGACACGGCCCTGCTGCTGTTCGGGCTCATCGGTGTGGCGATGGGCGCGTTTCACTGGGGCGCCAGCCCGGTCTTCGTGGCGTGGCGCGTGGCGCTGGTGGACGGGGCGGCCGAGCGGGGCTGGTGGTGGCTGCTGTCGGACAACGCGCCCTGGTGGCTGCTCACGCACTACCCGCAGAACCAGGACGTGTTCGTCTGGCTCGACGGCCTGCTGATCGTGGCCTACATCCTGGCCACCGGGCTGGCGGTGGGGGCCGCGCTGTACGGGTTGTGCCTGGCCGCCGCGCGCGCGCTGACGAGCCCGGGCGCGCAGCACCACCTGGCCCTGGCCTATGTGCCGCTGGGCGGCTGCGGGGCGTTCCTGGGGCTGTCCATGACCACCGTGACCATGCTGCGCCACGAAGGCCTCGCCGTGCCCTGGGTGGACGGCACCCGCGCCCTGCTGCTCGCAGGCGCGGCCCTGTGGGGCCTGTGGCTGGCCTGGCGCTCCAGCGCCGCCCACAGCCAGGACACGGGGCGCCGTGCGCTTGCCACCGGCCTGATCGCCGTCGGCGCCGGCTTGGTGGTGGCCGGCTGGTCGGCGCTGTTTTTCTGGTGGTGA
- the nrdD gene encoding anaerobic ribonucleoside-triphosphate reductase — MNASTPSAVKSTAADITLRDDERQPCEVWTRVMGYHRPVSSFNRGKQGEHAERRFFVESGRAG; from the coding sequence ATGAACGCATCGACCCCATCTGCCGTCAAGTCAACGGCTGCTGATATCACCCTGCGCGACGACGAGCGCCAACCCTGCGAGGTCTGGACCCGCGTCATGGGCTACCACCGCCCCGTGAGCAGCTTCAACCGGGGCAAGCAGGGCGAACACGCCGAACGGCGCTTCTTTGTTGAATCAGGCCGTGCCGGCTGA
- a CDS encoding nitric oxide reductase activation protein NorD codes for MEEMVGRWWHVALTRLTRPEHAAAAVHLPEMKAAIGLLFRAAGGQAHVRLAEAGLQRTAAPRHWLHRLAGSGERAALAVLEPEVLALPPSVAVFAEPALNRDLYLWLALLTAHWVPSGRWLTDNRRATRRALDAFPGFHPRYERLRDLHLAQRPAVPGLRGRAALAEQAVVDTLRGGSPADGDWQAADVAPVWLWVCGAPGAAPAWPATGAAAAPPPTNRTPAADAQRRRAQATSHTQERHAMVLPFRAEALMSWSELVRVNRSSDDEDDGNALKAANDMEVLSVAQQGQTLAARVKFDLDLPSSSADDTPLGPGRKFPEWDHRRGVLVPDHCLVQDLRARQGEPFVPGAGLRATARQVRRRMEVLRHAPRLQRGQEQGDDIDLDAWIRLQADSLGASARRSDTPAVYTRQTRGERSLATWLLADLSQSTDAHANDHARVIDVIRDALYVFGEALNAVGDPFAVWGFSSVRRQHVRMQCIKGLDEAWNDAARARVGAIRPGYYTRMGAAIRHATEHLRQCPQRCRLLMLLTDGKPNDLDQYEGRYGLEDTRHAIREARAAGLIPFCVTIDSAGHDYLPMLFGRQGYALVHRPEDLAHRLTQAWTTLVR; via the coding sequence ATGGAAGAGATGGTGGGGCGCTGGTGGCACGTGGCCCTGACGCGCCTGACCCGGCCCGAACACGCGGCCGCCGCCGTGCACCTGCCCGAGATGAAAGCGGCCATCGGCCTGCTGTTTCGCGCCGCGGGCGGGCAGGCCCACGTGCGGCTGGCCGAGGCCGGCCTGCAGCGCACCGCGGCCCCGCGCCACTGGCTGCACCGGCTCGCGGGCAGCGGTGAACGCGCGGCGCTGGCGGTGCTGGAGCCCGAGGTGCTGGCCCTGCCGCCGAGCGTGGCGGTGTTCGCCGAGCCCGCGCTCAACCGCGACCTCTACCTCTGGCTGGCCCTGCTCACGGCCCACTGGGTGCCCAGCGGCCGGTGGCTGACCGACAACCGGCGCGCCACCCGGCGGGCGCTCGACGCCTTCCCCGGTTTTCACCCACGCTACGAGCGTCTGCGCGATCTGCATCTGGCGCAGCGCCCGGCCGTGCCGGGCCTGCGCGGGCGCGCGGCCCTGGCCGAGCAGGCCGTGGTCGACACGCTGCGCGGCGGCTCGCCCGCCGACGGCGACTGGCAGGCCGCCGACGTGGCCCCGGTCTGGCTCTGGGTCTGCGGCGCCCCCGGTGCGGCGCCCGCCTGGCCCGCCACCGGTGCGGCGGCCGCACCACCCCCCACGAACCGCACACCGGCCGCCGACGCCCAGCGCCGGCGCGCCCAGGCCACGTCCCACACGCAGGAGCGCCACGCCATGGTGCTGCCGTTCCGCGCCGAGGCGCTGATGTCGTGGAGCGAGCTGGTGCGCGTGAACCGCAGCAGCGACGACGAGGACGACGGCAACGCGCTCAAGGCCGCCAACGACATGGAGGTCTTGTCGGTGGCGCAGCAGGGCCAGACCCTGGCCGCGCGCGTGAAGTTCGACCTGGACCTGCCCAGCAGCAGCGCCGACGACACCCCGCTCGGCCCGGGCCGCAAGTTCCCCGAGTGGGACCACCGGCGCGGCGTGCTGGTGCCCGACCACTGCCTGGTGCAGGACCTGCGGGCCCGCCAGGGCGAACCCTTCGTGCCCGGCGCCGGCCTGCGCGCCACGGCCCGCCAGGTGCGCCGGCGCATGGAGGTGCTGCGCCACGCGCCGCGCCTGCAGCGCGGCCAGGAACAGGGCGACGACATCGACCTGGACGCCTGGATCCGCCTGCAGGCCGACAGCCTCGGCGCCAGCGCCCGGCGCAGCGACACGCCCGCGGTCTACACCCGGCAGACCCGCGGTGAGCGCAGCCTGGCCACCTGGCTGCTGGCCGATCTCTCGCAGTCCACCGACGCCCACGCGAACGACCACGCGCGTGTGATCGACGTGATCCGCGACGCCTTGTACGTGTTCGGCGAGGCCCTGAACGCGGTGGGCGACCCGTTCGCCGTCTGGGGCTTCAGCTCGGTGCGCCGGCAACACGTGCGCATGCAGTGCATCAAGGGGCTGGACGAAGCGTGGAACGACGCCGCCCGAGCCCGCGTGGGCGCGATCCGGCCCGGCTACTACACCCGCATGGGCGCGGCGATCCGCCACGCCACCGAACACCTGCGCCAGTGCCCGCAGCGCTGCCGGCTGCTGATGCTGCTGACCGACGGCAAGCCCAACGACCTCGACCAGTACGAAGGCCGCTACGGCCTGGAAGACACGCGCCATGCGATCCGCGAGGCCCGCGCGGCCGGGCTGATTCCGTTCTGCGTCACCATCGACAGCGCGGGCCACGACTACCTGCCGATGCTGTTCGGCCGCCAGGGTTACGCCCTGGTGCACCGCCCAGAAGACCTGGCGCACCGCCTGACGCAGGCCTGGACAACCCTGGTGAGATAG
- a CDS encoding iron transporter, with amino-acid sequence MKYTSFIATLAASAALSFAAHAKEFPIGTPHKLAGMEIAAVYLAPIKMEPEGMMRKAEESDIHLEADIHALKDHPNGFEEGAWMPHLSIDFELVKLGTTEKVSGHFMPMVASDGPHYGDNVKLMGPGKYKLTLRISPPSGHAAHFGPHTDKETGVGPWFKPFDVSYEFTFAGTGKKGGY; translated from the coding sequence ATGAAATACACGTCTTTCATCGCCACGCTCGCGGCCAGCGCCGCCTTGTCCTTTGCCGCGCACGCCAAGGAATTCCCGATCGGCACGCCGCACAAGCTGGCCGGCATGGAGATCGCTGCGGTGTACCTGGCACCGATCAAGATGGAGCCCGAGGGCATGATGCGCAAGGCCGAGGAATCGGACATCCACCTGGAAGCCGACATCCACGCGCTCAAGGACCACCCGAACGGCTTCGAGGAAGGGGCCTGGATGCCCCACCTCAGCATCGACTTCGAACTGGTCAAGCTGGGCACGACCGAGAAGGTCAGCGGCCACTTCATGCCCATGGTGGCCTCCGACGGCCCGCACTACGGCGATAACGTCAAGCTGATGGGCCCCGGCAAATACAAGCTGACCCTGCGCATCAGCCCGCCCAGCGGCCACGCAGCGCATTTTGGCCCCCACACCGACAAGGAAACCGGCGTCGGCCCATGGTTCAAGCCCTTCGACGTGAGCTACGAATTCACCTTTGCGGGCACGGGCAAGAAGGGTGGGTATTGA
- a CDS encoding CbbQ/NirQ/NorQ/GpvN family protein yields MTVTELHARANPLPYYAEQAGECEVFSQAWRAQLPLLIKGPTGCGKTRFVEHMAARLGRPLITVSCHDDLGAADLVGRFLIGQGETVWSDGPLARAVRTGAICYLDEVVEARKDTTVVLHPLADDRRCLPIERTGEQLIAPPGFMLVMSYNPGYQNLLKGLKPSTRQRFVALDLAYPPADTERQIVMNEGRIGADQAAQLVQLAQALRRLTEHDLEETASTRLLVCAARLMAGGLPPPRACRVAIVNALTDDPGTAEALFEVVRAVLGDAG; encoded by the coding sequence ATGACCGTCACCGAACTGCACGCCCGGGCCAACCCGCTGCCGTACTACGCCGAGCAGGCGGGCGAGTGCGAGGTGTTCAGCCAGGCCTGGCGCGCCCAGCTGCCGCTGCTGATCAAAGGGCCGACCGGCTGCGGCAAGACCCGCTTCGTCGAACACATGGCGGCCCGCCTGGGCCGCCCGCTGATCACGGTGTCGTGCCACGACGACCTGGGCGCGGCCGACCTGGTGGGCCGTTTCCTGATCGGCCAGGGCGAGACCGTGTGGTCCGACGGGCCGCTGGCGCGCGCCGTGCGCACCGGCGCCATCTGTTACCTGGACGAGGTGGTCGAGGCCCGCAAGGACACCACCGTGGTGCTGCACCCGCTGGCCGACGACCGGCGCTGCCTGCCCATTGAGCGCACCGGCGAGCAGCTGATCGCGCCGCCCGGCTTCATGCTGGTCATGTCCTACAACCCCGGCTACCAGAACCTGCTCAAGGGCCTCAAGCCCAGCACCCGCCAGCGCTTCGTGGCGCTGGACCTGGCCTACCCGCCAGCCGACACCGAACGCCAGATCGTGATGAACGAGGGCCGCATCGGGGCCGACCAGGCCGCGCAGCTGGTGCAGCTGGCGCAGGCCCTGCGCCGCCTGACCGAACACGACCTCGAAGAGACCGCCAGCACCCGGCTGCTGGTCTGCGCGGCCCGGCTGATGGCCGGCGGCCTGCCGCCGCCCCGGGCCTGCCGCGTGGCCATCGTCAACGCCCTGACCGACGACCCCGGCACCGCCGAGGCGCTGTTCGAGGTGGTGCGCGCGGTGCTGGGCGACGCGGGCTGA
- a CDS encoding FTR1 family iron permease, translating to MGEVVFITWRESVEALLVVGILRAWLSERPDRVWGLRWLWGGVALGLAAALGLALLMLGAASVLDGEAGEWFQAAMVLSAAALILQMVWWMRRHGRALRQDLEHQAAGQLARASGWGIALLAALAIAREGSETVIFLYGVAGRHAGAGQLGFAASALLGLGLALASFWLLQSGRRWLSWRSFFRISEALLLLLAASLWVNAVDRLISLDVLPTLVDPLWNSADWLDDSGAVGGLLAALTGYRAQPALITVLAYAGFWLGVAGLLRAGAPARVAPLRADR from the coding sequence ATGGGCGAAGTGGTCTTCATCACCTGGCGCGAAAGCGTGGAGGCGCTGCTGGTGGTCGGCATCCTGCGCGCCTGGCTCAGTGAGCGCCCCGACCGGGTCTGGGGCCTGCGCTGGCTCTGGGGTGGGGTGGCGCTGGGCCTGGCCGCCGCGCTCGGGCTGGCGCTGCTCATGCTGGGCGCGGCCAGCGTGCTCGACGGCGAGGCCGGCGAGTGGTTCCAGGCCGCGATGGTGCTGAGCGCCGCGGCGCTGATCTTGCAGATGGTGTGGTGGATGCGCCGCCATGGCCGCGCCCTGCGGCAGGACCTCGAACACCAGGCCGCCGGCCAGCTCGCCCGCGCCAGTGGCTGGGGCATCGCGCTGCTGGCGGCGCTGGCCATCGCGCGCGAGGGCAGCGAAACCGTGATCTTCCTCTACGGCGTGGCCGGCCGCCACGCGGGCGCCGGCCAACTGGGCTTCGCGGCCTCGGCGCTGCTGGGCCTGGGGCTGGCGCTGGCGAGCTTCTGGCTGTTGCAGTCGGGCCGGCGCTGGCTGTCGTGGCGCAGCTTCTTCCGCATCAGCGAGGCCCTGCTGCTGCTGCTCGCCGCGTCCCTGTGGGTCAACGCGGTGGACCGGCTGATCTCGCTGGACGTGTTGCCCACGCTGGTGGACCCGCTCTGGAACAGCGCGGACTGGCTGGACGACAGCGGCGCCGTGGGCGGCCTGCTCGCGGCGCTGACCGGCTACCGGGCGCAGCCCGCGCTGATCACCGTGCTGGCCTACGCGGGCTTCTGGCTCGGTGTGGCGGGCCTGTTGCGCGCCGGTGCGCCGGCGCGAGTGGCCCCCTTGCGCGCTGATCGCTGA